One window from the genome of Amycolatopsis sp. NBC_01480 encodes:
- a CDS encoding GtrA family protein, translated as MTDASFADRFAGACAAVVRVLPFGLSRIVAPSFLGFAVINGCTFGVDLLLLTLLHGGLGWPVWLAISVSYVVAFGLSFVLNRALNFRSHAPVGRQAVLYVVAIGVNYAAFLLGVGAGLSALGVEYHLARLVAGACEGVFMYCVLRWVVFAPRTESVRELQP; from the coding sequence GTGACCGACGCGAGTTTCGCCGATCGCTTCGCCGGTGCCTGCGCGGCGGTCGTGCGGGTGCTGCCGTTCGGCCTGTCCCGGATCGTGGCGCCGAGCTTCCTCGGCTTCGCCGTGATCAACGGCTGCACCTTCGGCGTGGACCTGCTCCTGCTGACCCTGCTGCACGGCGGGCTCGGCTGGCCGGTGTGGCTGGCCATCAGCGTGTCGTACGTGGTGGCGTTCGGGCTGAGCTTCGTGCTGAACCGCGCGCTGAACTTCCGCTCGCACGCGCCGGTGGGCCGGCAGGCGGTGCTCTACGTCGTGGCGATCGGCGTGAACTACGCGGCGTTCCTGCTCGGCGTGGGGGCCGGGCTGAGCGCGCTGGGCGTCGAGTACCACCTGGCGCGGCTGGTCGCGGGCGCCTGCGAGGGCGTGTTCATGTACTGCGTGCTGCGCTGGGTGGTGTTCGCCCCGCGCACGGAGTCAGTGCGTGAGCTCCAGCCGTAG
- a CDS encoding tetratricopeptide repeat protein produces MRARNVALLLTAALVVYLVLLADRAVALFATGSAAGIALGVGVFLLPLLGVWIVVATWRSGVQIQRLSRRLDAEGGLPDVSDLPRRPSGRVDRDAADAWFEGRRAEVEENSGDWRAWYRLAYAYDIAGDRRRARATMRKAVDLEAADR; encoded by the coding sequence GTGAGGGCCCGCAATGTCGCGCTGCTGCTGACCGCGGCGCTGGTGGTGTACCTGGTGCTGCTGGCCGACCGGGCGGTGGCGCTGTTCGCCACCGGGTCGGCGGCCGGCATCGCGCTCGGCGTCGGCGTGTTTCTCTTGCCGCTGCTGGGCGTGTGGATCGTCGTGGCCACCTGGCGCTCCGGCGTCCAGATCCAGCGGCTTTCGCGGCGGCTGGACGCCGAGGGCGGCCTGCCCGACGTGTCCGACCTGCCGCGCCGCCCGTCCGGCCGGGTCGACCGCGACGCCGCCGACGCCTGGTTCGAGGGCCGTCGCGCGGAGGTCGAGGAGAACTCCGGCGACTGGCGCGCCTGGTACCGCCTCGCCTACGCCTACGACATCGCGGGCGACCGCCGGCGGGCCCGCGCGACCATGCGCAAGGCCGTCGACCTGGAAGCCGCCGACCGCTGA
- the dapB gene encoding 4-hydroxy-tetrahydrodipicolinate reductase — protein MTESPIRVGVLGARGRMGQTVVEAVEGAPDLEVVAALDAGDDFAPLSAAQVVVDFTHPDAVMDNLKYLVEHDVHAVVGTTGFSEERLATLRSLLEPKPSLGVLIAPNFALGAVLAMRFAAQAAKFYQSAEIIELHHNRKADAPSGTASHTARMIGAARKAAGLEPGPDATTSGLDGARGALIEDVPVHSVRLPGLVAHEEILFGGVGETLTIRHDSLDRTSFMPGVLLGVRSVVSRPGLTVGLENVLDL, from the coding sequence ATGACCGAGTCCCCGATCCGCGTCGGCGTGCTGGGCGCGCGCGGCCGCATGGGCCAGACGGTGGTGGAGGCCGTCGAGGGGGCGCCCGACCTCGAAGTGGTGGCCGCGCTCGACGCCGGCGACGACTTCGCGCCGCTGTCCGCCGCGCAGGTGGTCGTGGACTTCACCCACCCCGACGCGGTCATGGACAACCTGAAGTACTTGGTGGAGCACGATGTGCACGCCGTGGTCGGCACCACCGGCTTCAGCGAGGAGCGGCTGGCGACGCTGCGTTCGCTGCTGGAGCCGAAGCCGTCGCTCGGGGTGCTGATCGCGCCGAACTTCGCGCTCGGTGCCGTGCTGGCGATGCGCTTCGCGGCCCAGGCGGCGAAGTTCTACCAGTCCGCGGAGATCATCGAGCTGCACCACAACCGCAAGGCCGACGCGCCGTCCGGCACCGCCTCGCACACCGCGCGGATGATCGGCGCCGCGCGCAAGGCCGCCGGGCTCGAGCCGGGGCCGGACGCGACGACGTCCGGATTGGACGGTGCCCGCGGCGCGCTGATCGAGGACGTGCCGGTGCACTCGGTCCGGCTGCCCGGGCTGGTGGCGCACGAGGAGATCCTGTTCGGCGGCGTGGGGGAGACCCTGACCATCCGGCACGACTCGCTCGACCGGACCTCGTTCATGCCCGGGGTGCTGCTCGGCGTGCGCTCCGTGGTTTCGCGGCCCGGCCTCACGGTCGGCCTGGAGAACGTGCTCGACCTGTGA
- a CDS encoding M16 family metallopeptidase: MARQVSGHEQPVGSTRTLESTSDGAVVRRSVLPGGLRVITEHVPASRSATVGLWVGVGSRDEPPAVAGAAHYLEHLLFKGTANRDATQIAEEIDAVGGEFNAFTAKEHTCYYAQVLDADLPLAMDLVTDVVFEALCTDRDMDTERSVVLEEISMRDDDPEDLLHETFVGAILGEHSLGRPVLGTEQSITDMAPAALRGFYKRRYTMPRMVLAVAGNVEHSQVLRLVRKALRDRLNGAGTPVPPRSGRARILTVPKLALHTDDTEQAHVMLGLKSLSRHDERRFALSVLNAALGGGMSSRLFQEIRERRGLAYQVYSSVASYADTGHMAVYAGCQPEKLGEVAGVIRDVLDQVAADGLSEAEVARAKGQLRGGLVLGLEDTASRMSRIGKNELNYGQYLGVDATVARIDAVTTEQVCALARTLLRRPGGVSAAAVVGPYAHADDLPDDLHEVIAS; this comes from the coding sequence ATGGCACGGCAGGTTTCCGGGCACGAGCAGCCCGTCGGCAGCACCCGCACGCTCGAGTCCACTTCGGACGGTGCGGTGGTCAGGCGGAGCGTGCTCCCCGGCGGGCTGCGGGTGATCACCGAGCACGTCCCGGCCTCGCGCTCGGCCACGGTCGGGCTGTGGGTGGGCGTGGGCTCGCGCGACGAGCCGCCGGCCGTCGCCGGAGCCGCGCACTACCTCGAGCACCTGCTGTTCAAGGGCACGGCCAACCGCGACGCGACGCAGATCGCCGAGGAGATCGACGCCGTCGGCGGCGAGTTCAACGCGTTCACCGCCAAGGAGCACACCTGCTACTACGCGCAGGTGCTCGACGCGGACCTGCCGCTGGCCATGGACCTGGTCACCGACGTGGTCTTCGAGGCGCTGTGCACCGACCGCGACATGGACACCGAGCGCAGCGTGGTGCTCGAAGAGATCTCCATGCGCGACGACGACCCCGAGGACCTGCTGCACGAGACGTTCGTCGGCGCGATCCTGGGCGAGCACTCGCTGGGCCGCCCGGTGCTGGGCACCGAGCAGTCCATCACGGACATGGCGCCGGCCGCGTTGCGCGGGTTCTACAAGCGCCGTTACACGATGCCGCGGATGGTGCTGGCGGTGGCCGGCAACGTCGAGCACAGCCAGGTGCTTCGCTTGGTGCGCAAGGCATTGCGCGACCGGCTGAACGGCGCGGGCACCCCGGTGCCGCCGCGGTCCGGGCGCGCCCGCATCCTCACCGTGCCGAAGCTGGCGCTGCACACCGACGACACCGAGCAAGCCCACGTGATGCTGGGCCTGAAGTCGTTGTCGCGCCACGACGAGCGTCGGTTCGCGCTCTCGGTGCTGAACGCGGCGCTCGGCGGCGGCATGAGCTCGCGGCTGTTCCAGGAGATCCGCGAACGGCGCGGGCTGGCGTACCAGGTGTACTCGTCGGTCGCGAGCTACGCGGACACCGGCCACATGGCCGTGTACGCGGGTTGCCAGCCGGAGAAGCTGGGCGAGGTCGCGGGCGTGATCCGCGACGTGCTCGACCAGGTCGCGGCGGACGGGCTGAGCGAGGCCGAGGTGGCGCGGGCCAAGGGCCAGCTGCGCGGCGGGCTGGTGCTGGGCCTGGAGGACACGGCTTCGCGCATGTCGCGCATCGGCAAGAACGAGCTGAACTACGGGCAGTACCTCGGCGTGGACGCCACCGTCGCGCGGATCGACGCGGTCACCACCGAACAGGTGTGTGCGCTGGCTCGCACTCTGCTGCGCCGCCCCGGTGGCGTGTCGGCCGCCGCGGTGGTGGGGCCGTACGCTCACGCCGACGACCTGCCGGACGACCTGCACGAGGTGATCGCGTCATGA
- a CDS encoding polyribonucleotide nucleotidyltransferase yields MTDSTGVTVHETTVHESEAVLDNGRFGTRTVRFETGRLAKQAAGAVVAYLDEETMLLSATTASKHPKEHFDFFPLTVDVEERMYAAGRIPGAFFRREGRPSTDAILTCRLIDRPLRPSFADGLRNEIQVVITVQSLNPDDPYDVLAINAASASTQIAGLPFSGPVGGVRVALIEDQWVAFPTWSQLEKATFNMVVAGRIVGDDVAIMMVEAEGSEHTLDLIAAGGKAPDEVSVAEGLEAAKPFIKVLCEAQQRLAADAAKPTGEFPVFLAFEQDIYEAVAAIATDDLANALQIAGKQARDAATDEVKATVLAKVGLGEGEAFEGRDKEIGAAFKALSKKIMRKRVLTDKIRMDGRGLTDIRSLSAEVAVIPRAHGSALFERGETQILGVTTLNMLRMEQQIDSLSPETHKRYLHHYNFPPFSTGETGRVGSPKRREIGHGMLAERALVPVLPKRDEFPYAIRQVSEALGSNGSTSMGSVCASTMGLYNAGVPLKAPVAGIAMGLISDEVDGETRYVALTDILGAEDAMGDMDFKVAGTKDIITALQLDTKLDGIPSEVLAAALKQAKDARLTILEVINEAIDGPDEMSPYSPRVTSVKIPVDKIGEVIGPKGKMINSITEQTGADISIEDDGTIYVGAADGPSAEAAIDLINAIANPQLPKVGERFLGTVVKTAAFGAFVSLLPGKDGLVHISKLGNGKRINKVEDVVNVGDKLRVEIADIDNRGKISLIVVKEEEAAPAADSTDAPAEADKAEAK; encoded by the coding sequence ATGACCGACTCCACCGGAGTCACCGTGCACGAAACCACTGTGCATGAATCAGAAGCAGTGCTGGACAACGGCCGTTTCGGCACCCGCACCGTCCGCTTCGAGACGGGCCGCCTGGCCAAGCAGGCCGCCGGCGCCGTGGTCGCGTACCTCGACGAAGAGACCATGCTGCTGTCCGCCACCACGGCGTCGAAGCACCCGAAGGAGCACTTCGACTTCTTCCCGCTGACGGTCGACGTCGAAGAGCGCATGTACGCCGCGGGCCGCATCCCCGGCGCGTTCTTCCGCCGCGAGGGCCGCCCGTCCACCGACGCGATCCTCACCTGCCGCCTGATCGACCGGCCGCTGCGCCCGTCGTTCGCCGACGGCCTGCGCAACGAGATCCAGGTCGTCATCACCGTCCAGAGCCTCAACCCGGACGACCCGTACGACGTGCTCGCGATCAACGCCGCCTCGGCGTCGACCCAGATCGCCGGCCTGCCGTTCTCCGGCCCGGTCGGCGGCGTCCGCGTCGCGCTGATCGAGGACCAGTGGGTCGCGTTCCCGACCTGGTCGCAGCTGGAGAAGGCCACCTTCAACATGGTCGTGGCCGGCCGGATCGTCGGCGACGACGTCGCCATCATGATGGTCGAGGCCGAGGGCAGCGAGCACACGCTCGACCTGATCGCCGCGGGGGGCAAGGCGCCGGACGAGGTCTCGGTCGCCGAGGGCCTCGAGGCCGCCAAGCCGTTCATCAAGGTCCTGTGCGAGGCGCAGCAGCGCCTGGCCGCGGACGCCGCCAAGCCGACCGGCGAGTTCCCGGTCTTCCTGGCCTTCGAGCAGGACATCTACGAGGCCGTCGCCGCGATCGCGACCGACGACCTGGCGAACGCCCTGCAGATCGCCGGCAAGCAGGCCCGCGACGCCGCGACCGACGAGGTCAAGGCCACCGTGCTGGCGAAGGTCGGCCTGGGCGAGGGCGAGGCCTTCGAGGGCCGCGACAAGGAGATCGGCGCCGCCTTCAAGGCGCTGTCGAAGAAGATCATGCGCAAGCGCGTGCTCACCGACAAGATCCGGATGGACGGCCGCGGCCTGACCGACATCCGCTCGCTCTCGGCCGAGGTCGCGGTGATCCCGCGGGCGCACGGCTCGGCGCTGTTCGAGCGCGGCGAAACCCAGATCCTGGGCGTCACCACGCTGAACATGCTCCGCATGGAGCAGCAGATCGACTCGCTCTCCCCGGAGACGCACAAGCGCTACCTGCACCACTACAACTTCCCGCCCTTCTCCACCGGTGAGACCGGCCGCGTCGGCTCGCCGAAGCGCCGCGAGATCGGCCACGGCATGCTCGCCGAGCGCGCCCTGGTGCCGGTGCTGCCGAAGCGGGACGAGTTCCCGTACGCGATCCGCCAGGTCTCCGAGGCGCTGGGCTCCAACGGCTCGACCTCGATGGGCTCGGTCTGCGCGTCCACCATGGGCCTGTACAACGCCGGCGTGCCGCTGAAGGCGCCGGTCGCGGGCATCGCGATGGGCCTGATCTCCGACGAGGTCGACGGCGAGACGCGCTACGTCGCGCTGACCGACATCCTCGGCGCCGAGGACGCCATGGGCGACATGGACTTCAAGGTCGCCGGCACCAAGGACATCATCACCGCGCTGCAGCTGGACACGAAGCTCGACGGCATCCCGTCGGAGGTCCTCGCGGCCGCGCTGAAGCAGGCGAAGGACGCCCGGCTCACCATTCTCGAGGTCATCAACGAGGCCATCGACGGCCCGGACGAGATGAGCCCGTACTCGCCGCGCGTCACCAGCGTGAAGATCCCGGTGGACAAGATCGGCGAGGTCATCGGCCCGAAGGGCAAGATGATCAACTCGATCACCGAGCAGACCGGTGCCGACATCTCCATCGAGGACGACGGCACGATCTACGTGGGCGCGGCCGACGGCCCGTCGGCGGAGGCGGCGATCGACCTGATCAACGCCATCGCCAACCCGCAGCTGCCCAAGGTCGGCGAGCGCTTCCTCGGCACCGTGGTGAAGACGGCCGCGTTCGGCGCGTTCGTCTCGCTGCTGCCGGGCAAGGACGGCCTGGTGCACATCTCCAAGCTGGGCAACGGCAAGCGGATCAACAAGGTCGAGGACGTGGTCAACGTGGGCGACAAGCTCCGCGTCGAGATCGCCGACATCGACAACCGCGGCAAGATCAGCCTGATCGTGGTCAAGGAAGAGGAGGCTGCCCCGGCCGCCGACTCGACCGACGCCCCGGCCGAGGCCGACAAGGCCGAAGCCAAGTAA
- the rpsO gene encoding 30S ribosomal protein S15 has protein sequence MALSTDEKKTILAEYGLHDSDTGSPEAQVALLTKRIVGLTEHLKEHKHDHHSRRGLLLLVGRRRRLLNYTEKVDVARYRELIKRLGLRR, from the coding sequence GTGGCACTGTCCACCGATGAGAAGAAGACGATCCTGGCCGAGTACGGCTTGCACGACTCGGACACCGGATCCCCGGAGGCGCAGGTCGCGCTGCTGACCAAGCGCATCGTCGGGCTCACCGAGCACCTCAAGGAGCACAAGCACGACCACCACTCCCGTCGTGGCCTCCTGCTGCTGGTCGGCCGTCGCCGCCGGCTGCTGAACTACACGGAGAAGGTGGACGTGGCGCGTTACCGAGAGCTGATCAAGCGCCTCGGCCTGCGCCGCTAG
- a CDS encoding 2'-5' RNA ligase family protein has protein sequence MRLFSALRPPADVAAEVADALGDGDPALRWAEPAGWHVTLAFYGEADIGERTSFLRTALAGRPPVEVRLGPAGTFPGVLWLEARGDGLADLAHAAGAESERPYRPHLTLARFPRESGPGEWPRRLAGFAGRAWTAGRVVLMASDGRPYREVAAFGLHRA, from the coding sequence GTGCGGCTGTTCTCCGCGCTCAGGCCGCCGGCCGACGTCGCCGCCGAGGTGGCGGACGCGCTCGGCGACGGTGATCCGGCGCTGCGCTGGGCCGAGCCCGCGGGCTGGCACGTCACGCTCGCGTTCTACGGCGAAGCCGACATCGGCGAGCGCACCTCCTTTCTCCGCACCGCGCTGGCCGGACGGCCGCCGGTCGAGGTCCGGCTCGGCCCCGCGGGAACTTTTCCGGGCGTCCTGTGGTTGGAAGCCCGGGGAGACGGCCTCGCCGACCTGGCGCACGCCGCCGGCGCGGAGTCCGAACGGCCGTATCGCCCGCACCTCACGCTCGCCCGGTTCCCGCGCGAAAGCGGCCCGGGGGAGTGGCCGCGACGGCTCGCCGGGTTCGCCGGCCGGGCCTGGACCGCGGGGCGCGTGGTGCTGATGGCGAGCGACGGCCGGCCGTACCGCGAGGTCGCGGCATTCGGCCTGCACCGCGCCTGA
- a CDS encoding helix-turn-helix transcriptional regulator, giving the protein MEDHKIVQRNVALQREWYGEPLGDRVRRLVVAFDVSQAFLAEVLGISAPMLSQVMSGRRAKIGNPVVLARMIMLERKILVPEVAAGNRDAMQSALEDVRDARPTVGRDNIPLGSDDKTVLAALRELAEDEDLAEAAKRLDDDFPAIADLLRRAGASH; this is encoded by the coding sequence GTGGAGGACCACAAGATCGTTCAGCGGAACGTGGCGCTGCAGCGGGAGTGGTACGGGGAGCCGCTCGGTGACCGTGTGCGCAGGCTGGTGGTGGCCTTCGACGTGTCCCAGGCTTTCCTGGCCGAGGTGCTCGGGATCAGCGCGCCGATGCTCAGCCAGGTGATGAGCGGGCGGCGGGCGAAGATCGGCAACCCGGTGGTGCTCGCGCGGATGATCATGCTCGAGCGCAAGATCCTCGTGCCCGAGGTCGCGGCGGGCAACCGCGACGCGATGCAGTCGGCGCTGGAGGACGTGCGCGACGCGCGGCCCACGGTCGGCCGCGACAACATCCCGCTCGGCTCGGACGACAAGACGGTGCTCGCCGCGCTGCGCGAGCTGGCGGAGGACGAGGACCTGGCCGAGGCGGCCAAGCGCCTCGACGACGACTTCCCGGCGATCGCCGACCTGCTCCGCCGCGCCGGGGCGAGCCACTAG
- a CDS encoding bifunctional riboflavin kinase/FAD synthetase: protein MQRWRGLGDLPGGWGRCVVTIGVFDGVHRGHQALISRTVRAAAERGLPSVLLTFDPHPSEVLRPGSHPAQLTTLRRKAELVESMGIDAFAVLPFTLELSKLSPDEFVHEVLVDRLHTAAVVVGDNFTFGFKAAGDVALLRRLGQRFGFVAYGAELQGRSLAEGDRAANDITFSSTYIRSCIDAGDVVAAADALGRPHRLEGIVVRGDGRGHDLGYPTANLSTPRFAAVPADGVYVAWFTRSSDPGRRLRAAVSVGTNPTFSGRERTVEAFVLDVDEDFYGQHVALDFVTRLRDQVRFTRSEDLVTQIDDDVARTRKELAAGD, encoded by the coding sequence GTGCAGCGGTGGCGTGGGCTGGGAGACCTCCCGGGCGGCTGGGGACGGTGCGTGGTCACCATCGGCGTGTTCGACGGCGTGCACCGCGGGCACCAGGCGCTCATCTCGCGCACGGTGCGGGCGGCGGCCGAGCGCGGCCTGCCGAGCGTGCTGCTGACCTTCGACCCGCACCCGTCCGAAGTGCTGCGCCCCGGCAGCCACCCCGCGCAGCTGACCACGTTGCGGCGCAAGGCCGAACTGGTCGAGAGCATGGGCATCGACGCGTTCGCGGTGCTGCCGTTCACGCTCGAGCTGTCGAAGCTGAGCCCGGACGAGTTCGTGCACGAGGTGCTGGTGGACCGGCTGCACACCGCGGCCGTGGTGGTGGGCGACAACTTCACCTTCGGGTTCAAGGCGGCGGGCGACGTCGCGCTGCTGCGCCGGCTCGGCCAGCGCTTCGGTTTCGTGGCCTACGGTGCGGAGCTGCAGGGCCGCTCGCTCGCCGAGGGCGACCGCGCGGCCAACGACATCACCTTCTCCTCCACCTACATCCGCTCGTGCATCGACGCGGGCGACGTGGTCGCGGCCGCCGACGCGCTCGGCCGCCCGCACCGGCTGGAGGGCATCGTCGTGCGCGGTGACGGCCGGGGCCACGACCTCGGCTACCCGACGGCGAACCTGTCCACGCCGCGGTTCGCCGCAGTGCCCGCGGACGGCGTATACGTCGCCTGGTTCACGCGCTCGTCGGACCCGGGGCGGCGGCTGCGCGCGGCCGTCTCGGTGGGCACGAACCCGACGTTCTCCGGTCGCGAGCGCACCGTCGAGGCGTTTGTGCTCGACGTCGACGAGGACTTCTACGGCCAGCACGTGGCGCTCGACTTCGTGACCCGCCTGCGCGACCAGGTCCGCTTCACCCGCTCCGAAGACCTGGTCACGCAGATCGACGACGACGTCGCCCGCACCCGCAAGGAGCTGGCCGCCGGCGACTGA
- the truB gene encoding tRNA pseudouridine(55) synthase TruB, with protein MSRPKEPRRPAPPPGLLIVDKPSGMTSHDVVARARRIMGTRKVGHAGTLDPMATGVLVLGIERATKLLGHLALDRKTYLATLSLGSSTTTDDAEGETLTEAEPGAVAKVTDEQIAAGIAALTGDIQQVPSAVSAVKVDGKRAYARVRAGEEVVLPPRPVTVFRFDLLSTRREDDRVELDAVVECSSGTYVRALARDLGAALGVGGHLRALRRTTVGPFTLAKARTLDQLEEKPELSLDLDAAVAAAFPRHDLDAAAARAVRHGQRIPAVGIEGTYGLFAPDGRVLALAADTDGAARSVVVLLPA; from the coding sequence GTGTCCCGCCCGAAAGAACCGCGCCGCCCCGCTCCGCCGCCCGGTCTGCTGATCGTCGACAAACCGTCCGGAATGACCTCGCACGACGTGGTCGCGCGCGCCCGGCGGATCATGGGCACCCGCAAGGTCGGCCACGCCGGCACGCTCGACCCGATGGCGACCGGCGTGCTGGTGCTCGGCATCGAGCGCGCCACCAAACTGCTCGGCCATCTCGCCCTGGACCGCAAGACCTACCTCGCGACGCTTTCGCTCGGCAGCTCCACCACCACCGACGACGCGGAGGGCGAAACCCTCACCGAGGCGGAGCCCGGCGCCGTCGCGAAGGTGACCGACGAGCAGATCGCCGCGGGGATCGCCGCGCTCACCGGCGACATCCAGCAGGTGCCCAGCGCGGTCAGCGCCGTGAAGGTGGACGGCAAGCGCGCGTACGCCCGCGTGCGCGCCGGCGAGGAGGTCGTCCTCCCGCCGCGCCCGGTCACCGTCTTCCGCTTCGACCTGCTGTCCACCCGCCGCGAGGACGACCGCGTCGAGCTGGACGCCGTGGTCGAGTGTTCGTCCGGCACGTACGTCCGCGCGCTGGCCCGCGACCTCGGCGCCGCGCTCGGCGTCGGCGGCCACCTGCGGGCCTTGCGGCGCACCACCGTCGGCCCGTTCACCCTGGCCAAGGCCCGCACGCTCGACCAGCTCGAAGAGAAGCCGGAGCTGTCGCTGGACCTGGACGCGGCCGTCGCCGCCGCGTTCCCGCGCCACGACCTCGACGCGGCCGCCGCGCGCGCGGTCCGGCACGGCCAGCGAATCCCGGCGGTCGGCATCGAAGGCACGTACGGCCTGTTCGCGCCCGACGGCCGCGTGCTCGCGCTGGCCGCCGACACCGACGGTGCGGCCCGGTCGGTGGTGGTCCTGCTCCCCGCATAG